One Fontisphaera persica DNA window includes the following coding sequences:
- a CDS encoding amylo-alpha-1,6-glucosidase produces the protein MMPACGERLLRFAGDRARFELLCEPAPPPAGWRGMLRTNLGRGEMLREEIINAHFQPLPLAGASWRDIPMTPTARGWELELPLLETGYFQAKAYALDAQHRQHWPPGLNVGLSVHPDDCRTGNIIYCAFTRLYGHTRHLSRARDEALEERLRLLDEQGYAVIPPSGKLRDLTRLLPHIFETLGCRVLQLLPINPTPTTYARFGRFGSPYACQDLTAIDPALVEFDRRTTALDQFQELVAGVHRYGGKLFLDLVINHTGWGATLLNEHPEWYRREPDGEFASPGAWGNIWRDLVELDQSHPALWDTLAEAFLTWCRRGVDGFRCDAGYKVPLPVWQHITARVRQEYPDTIFLLEGLGGSWEATELLLTEGGMQWAYSELFQNYSGREVSSYLDYALRQSERVGLYTHYSETHDNNRLAARGRAWSLLRNRLCALTSVCGGFGFTGGVEWLAEEKINVHQCAGLNWGAPENLVQELAALNRLLRQHPCFFDGARLERLSEPESPVFALRRISAEGGDEVLVLVNTDAEQSHSVHLRLPQKLGGTPLVDLLGQTPPMVFFRPDGHAVFTLEPAAVFCLAATPHPVGLHGDEYRRLRAAAAWALRAIAHHVPIEAIGPCDWPMLALIARRQPWDFLGCLHRLDAAQTARHLLAALNQARAGLYYPRVVVWQEADARRITMIPSGHWLAVREAAPFRAQLSFGGAQRPVNVASVETDQGHVAAFPPQAFDGEARLRLERPAQTPPVLTATLRFLPAEPPPPVYEAARLKAVPSPLHLPMVLLTNRGGAMARLAVDLGNLKSKYDAVLAANLHPTMPVDRHVLVKRLRLWVNADGFITPLNAANLLEFHPGPPARWRFVAHAGDGRSLELELTALMAEGKNTLWFKLSRPARLPALGQPLPPQCQVSVTARFDLEDRNFHWETKHTPGAEHHFTAHHRPLRRPAGFVFEPDPRRRLCVVTDRGLYHPQGEWSHNLPHWVEQSRGMEGWGDAYSPGWFEIPLAAGEHATLACSAEPHFETGRLRFPAVPRRLPPPRTFEQTLRTAVEAFLARREQGWTLIAGYPWFLDWSRDALIGARGLLASGYVEEVSSMLSELGRWEERGTLPNAFYGGDGSNRDTSDAPLWWALVAEELAAFLQARRPGRRQAVAFYDQKVADDRRTYREVLISIAEHYLAGTPNGIQVDPASALVWSPAHFTWMDTNHPAATPREGYPIEIQVLWVRLLRHLERLGCTRQGETYGSLAARAQHALETFYWQEDLGWWADTLLAPAGQPARQAVPDRCLRPNALFGITLGVFTGERARRYLTAVQRHLLVPGAVRSLAPLPADPPLPVRAADGRLLNHPEQPYWGRYEGDEDTRRKPAYHNGTAWTWLLPVYAEALARAYELEAEAVAAARGCLASLNDRLTAGCLGHLPEIVDGDAPHQERGCDAQAWSATEALRVWLWLESLRPKTRTSRRPQSAGGKPRTRRPSRRS, from the coding sequence ATGATGCCCGCCTGCGGCGAACGCCTGCTGCGATTTGCAGGCGACCGCGCGCGTTTTGAATTGCTCTGTGAACCCGCGCCGCCGCCGGCCGGCTGGCGGGGCATGTTGCGCACCAACCTGGGCCGCGGCGAGATGTTGCGCGAGGAAATTATCAACGCCCACTTCCAGCCGCTGCCGCTGGCGGGGGCTTCCTGGCGGGACATCCCCATGACCCCTACGGCGCGCGGCTGGGAGCTGGAATTGCCGCTGCTCGAGACCGGCTATTTCCAGGCCAAGGCCTATGCGTTGGATGCGCAGCACCGCCAGCATTGGCCGCCCGGCTTGAATGTGGGGCTGAGCGTGCATCCGGATGATTGCCGCACCGGCAACATCATTTATTGCGCCTTCACCCGGCTCTATGGCCACACCCGTCATCTGTCCCGGGCGCGGGACGAGGCGCTTGAAGAACGCTTGCGGCTTCTGGACGAGCAGGGTTACGCCGTCATTCCGCCCTCCGGCAAGCTGCGAGATTTGACCCGGCTGTTGCCCCATATCTTTGAGACCCTGGGCTGCCGGGTGTTGCAGTTGCTGCCCATCAACCCCACGCCCACCACCTATGCGCGCTTTGGCCGGTTTGGCAGCCCCTATGCCTGCCAGGACCTGACCGCCATAGACCCGGCCCTGGTGGAGTTCGACCGGCGGACCACGGCGCTGGACCAGTTTCAGGAGCTGGTGGCAGGCGTGCATCGTTACGGAGGCAAGCTTTTTCTGGACCTCGTCATCAATCATACCGGCTGGGGCGCCACCCTCCTCAATGAACATCCTGAATGGTACCGCCGCGAGCCGGACGGCGAGTTTGCCAGCCCGGGCGCCTGGGGCAACATCTGGCGCGACCTGGTGGAGCTGGACCAAAGCCATCCCGCCCTGTGGGATACGCTGGCCGAGGCGTTTTTAACCTGGTGCCGCCGCGGGGTGGACGGTTTCCGGTGCGATGCCGGCTACAAGGTGCCTCTGCCAGTCTGGCAGCACATCACCGCCCGCGTGCGCCAGGAATACCCGGACACAATCTTCCTGCTCGAAGGCCTGGGCGGCTCCTGGGAGGCCACCGAACTGCTGCTCACTGAAGGCGGCATGCAATGGGCGTATTCCGAGTTGTTTCAGAACTACTCGGGGCGCGAGGTCTCCAGTTATCTGGATTATGCGCTCCGGCAATCCGAGCGGGTGGGGCTTTACACCCACTACAGCGAAACCCATGACAACAACCGTCTGGCCGCGCGCGGCCGGGCCTGGTCCTTGTTGCGCAACCGCCTCTGCGCCCTCACCAGCGTGTGCGGCGGATTTGGTTTCACCGGCGGCGTGGAATGGCTGGCCGAGGAAAAAATCAACGTGCATCAATGCGCCGGCCTGAACTGGGGCGCGCCCGAGAATCTGGTGCAGGAACTGGCCGCCCTGAACCGCCTGCTGCGGCAGCATCCGTGTTTCTTCGACGGCGCCCGCCTGGAACGCTTGAGCGAGCCGGAGTCCCCGGTTTTTGCCCTGCGCCGGATTTCCGCCGAGGGCGGCGATGAAGTACTGGTGCTGGTGAACACGGATGCGGAGCAAAGTCACTCCGTGCATTTGCGGCTGCCGCAAAAACTGGGCGGCACGCCCCTGGTGGATTTGCTGGGGCAAACACCCCCCATGGTCTTTTTCCGGCCTGACGGCCACGCCGTATTCACCCTGGAGCCGGCGGCGGTTTTTTGCCTGGCGGCCACGCCGCATCCGGTGGGTTTGCATGGCGACGAGTACCGCCGCCTGCGCGCCGCGGCGGCGTGGGCGTTGCGCGCCATCGCGCATCACGTGCCCATCGAGGCCATTGGCCCCTGCGACTGGCCCATGCTCGCGCTGATTGCCCGCCGCCAGCCCTGGGATTTCCTGGGCTGCCTGCACCGCTTGGATGCCGCGCAGACGGCCCGGCATTTGCTGGCCGCCCTGAATCAGGCGCGCGCGGGCCTTTATTATCCGCGCGTGGTGGTGTGGCAGGAAGCCGATGCGCGCCGCATTACGATGATTCCCTCGGGCCACTGGCTGGCCGTGCGCGAAGCCGCGCCGTTTCGTGCCCAACTGAGTTTTGGCGGCGCCCAGCGTCCGGTCAATGTGGCTTCCGTGGAAACCGACCAGGGGCACGTGGCCGCCTTCCCGCCGCAGGCCTTTGACGGCGAAGCGCGACTGCGCCTGGAGCGTCCCGCTCAAACACCACCCGTCCTCACCGCCACGCTGCGCTTCCTGCCGGCCGAGCCGCCACCGCCGGTGTATGAGGCCGCCCGGCTCAAGGCAGTGCCCTCACCGCTGCATTTGCCCATGGTGCTGCTGACCAACCGCGGCGGCGCCATGGCCCGGCTGGCCGTGGATTTGGGCAACCTCAAAAGCAAATATGACGCCGTGCTGGCCGCCAACCTCCACCCCACCATGCCGGTGGACCGGCACGTGCTCGTCAAGCGCCTGCGGTTATGGGTCAACGCGGATGGTTTCATTACGCCGCTCAACGCCGCCAATTTGCTGGAGTTTCATCCCGGCCCGCCGGCCCGCTGGCGGTTTGTGGCACATGCCGGCGATGGGCGCAGCCTGGAACTGGAACTGACGGCCCTCATGGCCGAGGGCAAAAACACCCTCTGGTTCAAACTCAGCCGCCCGGCCCGGCTCCCCGCGCTGGGACAGCCCCTGCCGCCCCAATGCCAGGTGAGCGTGACCGCCCGCTTTGACCTGGAGGACCGCAATTTTCACTGGGAAACCAAGCACACCCCCGGGGCCGAACACCACTTCACGGCGCATCACCGGCCGCTGCGCCGGCCGGCCGGGTTTGTCTTTGAGCCTGACCCCCGGCGTCGGCTTTGTGTGGTCACGGACCGTGGTCTGTACCATCCCCAGGGCGAATGGTCCCATAACCTCCCGCACTGGGTGGAACAAAGCCGCGGCATGGAAGGCTGGGGCGATGCCTACAGCCCGGGCTGGTTTGAAATTCCGCTGGCGGCGGGCGAGCACGCCACGCTGGCCTGTTCCGCCGAGCCTCATTTTGAAACGGGCCGGCTCCGTTTCCCCGCGGTGCCCCGCCGCCTGCCTCCACCGCGGACTTTTGAGCAAACGCTGCGGACGGCCGTGGAAGCCTTCCTGGCCCGGCGTGAACAAGGTTGGACTCTGATTGCCGGGTATCCCTGGTTTTTGGATTGGAGCCGGGATGCCTTGATTGGTGCGCGGGGACTGCTGGCCAGTGGTTATGTGGAGGAGGTTTCCTCCATGCTCAGCGAGCTGGGCCGGTGGGAGGAGCGCGGCACCCTGCCCAACGCCTTTTATGGGGGCGACGGCTCCAATCGCGACACCAGCGACGCCCCGCTGTGGTGGGCGCTGGTGGCCGAGGAATTGGCCGCCTTCCTTCAGGCCCGCCGCCCGGGACGCCGCCAAGCCGTTGCTTTTTATGACCAGAAGGTGGCCGATGACCGCCGCACGTATCGCGAAGTTTTAATTTCCATCGCGGAGCACTACCTGGCGGGCACGCCCAATGGCATTCAGGTGGACCCCGCTTCGGCACTGGTCTGGAGTCCCGCGCATTTTACGTGGATGGATACCAATCATCCGGCGGCCACACCGCGCGAAGGGTATCCCATCGAAATCCAGGTGCTGTGGGTACGCTTGCTGCGGCATCTGGAGCGACTGGGCTGCACACGCCAGGGCGAAACTTACGGCAGCCTGGCCGCCCGGGCGCAACATGCGCTGGAAACTTTCTATTGGCAGGAAGACTTGGGCTGGTGGGCGGACACCTTGCTGGCCCCGGCAGGCCAGCCAGCCCGCCAGGCGGTGCCCGACCGCTGCCTCCGTCCCAATGCCCTGTTCGGCATCACCCTGGGCGTTTTTACGGGCGAACGCGCGCGCCGTTACCTGACGGCGGTGCAACGCCACCTTTTGGTACCCGGCGCCGTGCGCTCCCTGGCGCCCTTGCCCGCCGACCCTCCACTGCCCGTGCGCGCGGCGGACGGCCGGCTCTTGAATCATCCCGAGCAGCCTTATTGGGGCCGTTACGAAGGCGATGAAGACACCCGGCGCAAACCCGCCTACCACAACGGCACGGCCTGGACCTGGCTGCTGCCGGTCTATGCCGAGGCCCTGGCGCGGGCTTATGAGTTGGAAGCCGAGGCCGTGGCAGCGGCCCGCGGTTGTCTGGCCAGCTTGAACGACCGCCTGACCGCCGGATGCCTGGGACACCTGCCGGAAATTGTGGACGGAGACGCCCCCCATCAAGAACGCGGCTGTGACGCCCAAGCCTGGAGCGCCACCGAAGCCCTGCGCGTCTGGCTCTGGCTGGAAAGCCTGCGCCCAAAAACCAGAACCAGCCGGCGGCCTCAAAGCGCCGGCGGAAAACCCAGGACGCGCCGGCCTTCGCGCCGCAGTTGA
- a CDS encoding cytochrome c oxidase subunit I, giving the protein MQSDTTTVEHAHTAPHEHGAHAAHHEPLSFWRRYIFSVDHKVVGIQYGITALVFMLIGFFLMLLMRWQLAYPGQPIPVFGPILEAVLGDVARGGRMTPDLYNSFGAMHGTIMVFLAVVPMIVGALGNYLVPLQIGAPDMAFPRLNMMSYHIYFWGGVVMLVSFFIPGGAAQSGWTSYSPLAVVVPTMGQTFWLIGMVLLITSSLLGSINIITTIIQLRAPGLTWMRLPFFVWAQLVTNFLLLLAFPPLEAAGIMQLMDKVLGTSFFMPTGLVVGGQPLDISGGGSPLLYQHLFWFLAHPEVYVLILPALGTLAEVISTNTRKAIWGYRLMVYSSLALGFLSMIVWAHHMYLTGMGTRLSTFFQTTTMIISIPSVIIITCFFVSLWGGSIRFNTPMLFALAFLPMFGIGGLTGLPLGFSFSDIHLHDSYYVIGHFHYVVAPGTIFAIFAAIYHWYPKATGRFMNEFWGRVHFVLSFIFMNLVFFPMFIQGIYGMSRRMSDGGATYAQADNLAVVGLPQWVVDLNINITHAAIGLMLAQIPFIINFFWSLRHGEPVKSDNPWQATTLEWQTPTPPGHGNFLEPVRVYRSAYEYSIPGHPTDFTPQNQPQPAR; this is encoded by the coding sequence ATGCAGTCGGACACAACCACGGTAGAACACGCGCACACCGCGCCGCATGAGCATGGGGCTCACGCGGCGCACCATGAACCGCTGAGTTTCTGGCGGCGCTACATTTTTTCAGTGGACCACAAGGTGGTGGGCATCCAATACGGCATCACCGCCCTGGTGTTCATGTTGATTGGCTTCTTCCTGATGCTGCTGATGCGCTGGCAACTGGCCTATCCCGGCCAGCCCATTCCCGTGTTTGGCCCCATCCTCGAAGCCGTGCTGGGCGATGTGGCGCGCGGGGGGCGCATGACGCCGGACTTGTACAATTCCTTTGGCGCGATGCACGGCACCATCATGGTGTTTCTGGCCGTGGTGCCGATGATTGTGGGCGCCCTGGGCAATTACCTGGTGCCGCTCCAAATTGGCGCGCCGGACATGGCCTTCCCCCGCCTGAACATGATGAGCTATCACATTTATTTCTGGGGCGGGGTGGTGATGTTGGTCAGCTTCTTCATTCCGGGGGGAGCGGCGCAATCCGGCTGGACGAGTTACTCGCCGCTGGCGGTGGTGGTGCCCACCATGGGGCAGACGTTCTGGCTCATTGGCATGGTGCTGCTGATTACCTCCTCCCTGCTGGGGTCCATCAATATCATCACCACCATCATTCAACTCCGCGCGCCGGGGCTGACCTGGATGCGCCTGCCCTTTTTTGTCTGGGCCCAACTGGTCACCAATTTTCTGCTGCTGCTGGCCTTTCCTCCGCTGGAAGCGGCGGGCATCATGCAGCTCATGGACAAGGTTTTGGGCACCAGTTTCTTCATGCCCACCGGCCTGGTGGTGGGTGGCCAGCCCCTGGACATCTCCGGCGGGGGCAGTCCCTTGCTGTACCAGCATTTGTTCTGGTTTCTGGCGCATCCGGAGGTGTATGTGCTGATTTTGCCGGCGCTGGGCACGCTGGCGGAGGTCATTTCCACCAACACGCGCAAAGCCATCTGGGGTTACCGGTTGATGGTGTACAGCTCGCTGGCGCTGGGTTTTCTGTCCATGATTGTGTGGGCGCATCACATGTACCTGACCGGCATGGGCACGCGCCTGAGCACGTTTTTCCAAACCACCACGATGATTATTTCCATCCCTTCGGTCATCATCATCACCTGCTTTTTTGTGTCGCTCTGGGGCGGCTCCATTCGCTTCAACACCCCCATGTTGTTTGCCCTGGCCTTCCTCCCCATGTTTGGCATCGGGGGGTTGACCGGCCTGCCGCTGGGCTTCAGCTTCAGCGACATCCACCTGCATGACAGCTATTATGTGATTGGCCACTTCCACTATGTGGTGGCGCCGGGCACCATCTTTGCCATTTTCGCGGCCATTTATCATTGGTACCCCAAGGCCACCGGCCGGTTTATGAACGAGTTCTGGGGGCGCGTGCATTTTGTGCTGTCGTTCATTTTCATGAACCTTGTCTTCTTCCCCATGTTCATTCAGGGCATTTATGGCATGAGCCGCCGGATGTCCGACGGCGGGGCCACCTACGCCCAGGCGGATAATCTGGCGGTGGTGGGGCTGCCGCAATGGGTGGTGGATTTGAACATCAACATCACCCATGCCGCCATTGGACTGATGCTGGCGCAAATTCCGTTCATCATTAACTTCTTCTGGAGCCTGCGGCATGGGGAGCCGGTGAAATCAGACAATCCGTGGCAGGCCACCACGCTGGAGTGGCAGACGCCCACCCCGCCCGGACATGGCAACTTCCTGGAGCCAGTGCGGGTGTACCGGAGCGCCTACGAGTATTCCATCCCGGGGCATCCCACGGATTTTACGCCCCAAAACCAGCCGCAACCCGCGCGTTAA
- the purN gene encoding phosphoribosylglycinamide formyltransferase, translating into MQTQAAAASFRLGVLGSGKGSNFAAIADACAAGRVPAQPVLVLSDVENAGILELARQRGIPAEYLPPGKFRTKLDEETEARYIARLQEARVDLVVLAGFMRILKGPFLKAFEGRVVNIHPSLLPAFPGLEAWKQALEYGVKVTGCTVHFVDQGVDTGPVIGQRVVPVLDEDTPASLHARIQVAERELYPACIAAIARGQLRREGRRVLGFPPAL; encoded by the coding sequence ATGCAAACGCAAGCTGCCGCCGCCAGTTTTCGCCTGGGAGTGCTCGGCTCGGGCAAAGGCTCCAATTTCGCCGCCATTGCTGATGCCTGTGCGGCGGGCCGGGTTCCGGCCCAGCCCGTGCTGGTGCTGAGCGACGTGGAAAATGCAGGCATTCTTGAGCTGGCACGCCAGCGGGGCATCCCCGCGGAGTACTTGCCGCCGGGCAAATTCCGCACCAAGCTGGATGAGGAAACTGAGGCCCGTTACATCGCCCGTCTGCAGGAGGCGCGGGTGGATTTGGTGGTGCTGGCAGGTTTTATGCGCATCCTGAAGGGGCCGTTTCTCAAGGCGTTTGAGGGGCGGGTGGTGAACATTCATCCCAGTTTGTTGCCGGCTTTTCCGGGCTTGGAAGCCTGGAAACAAGCCTTGGAGTACGGCGTCAAGGTCACTGGTTGCACGGTGCATTTTGTGGACCAAGGAGTGGACACCGGCCCGGTCATTGGCCAGCGTGTTGTGCCGGTGTTGGATGAGGACACCCCGGCTTCCCTCCATGCGCGGATTCAAGTGGCCGAGCGCGAGCTTTACCCGGCCTGCATTGCCGCCATTGCCCGGGGTCAACTGCGGCGCGAAGGCCGGCGCGTCCTGGGTTTTCCGCCGGCGCTTTGA
- a CDS encoding RHS repeat-associated core domain-containing protein codes for MGAVRTHVWGVDLSGTTHGAYSASRGFETGWVQAVGLGERTRPACRLRRPAEEESLLQETIASTSQSAPQYKYGPFGDLLRATGSPAQTFNHLFSTKYFDWETSLYYYGHRYYFSNHARWPNRDSLQEAGGINLYGFVQNNPVDYVDTDGRGIFKLPPIEIPWPKLPPIEVPWPKIPPFPWPKPKLPPVNPPNSVRCAGYLPFIGSTCDGGKPDSYPAGAYKCCKDFMDEYKCSDKVQCVANCLQAAEVNCQTEESCDNRNDCRKKAHVDCYSKCQFIPVKGVPASCIAIGLTGL; via the coding sequence ATGGGTGCGGTGCGCACGCACGTGTGGGGGGTGGATTTGTCGGGGACGACACACGGGGCGTATTCGGCTTCGAGGGGTTTTGAAACTGGGTGGGTGCAAGCTGTCGGTCTCGGGGAGCGCACGCGTCCCGCGTGCAGACTTCGGCGTCCCGCCGAAGAGGAGTCATTGCTCCAAGAGACTATCGCATCCACATCACAAAGTGCGCCACAATACAAATACGGCCCGTTTGGCGACCTTCTTCGTGCCACGGGCTCCCCGGCCCAGACGTTCAATCATCTCTTCTCCACCAAATACTTTGACTGGGAAACCAGCCTGTACTACTACGGCCACCGCTACTACTTCTCCAACCACGCCCGCTGGCCAAACAGAGACTCGTTGCAGGAAGCAGGAGGAATCAACCTCTACGGCTTCGTTCAGAACAATCCGGTGGATTATGTGGACACAGACGGGCGAGGAATCTTCAAGCTTCCTCCAATTGAAATTCCGTGGCCGAAACTTCCTCCGATTGAAGTCCCTTGGCCCAAGATCCCGCCATTCCCGTGGCCGAAGCCGAAGCTGCCGCCAGTAAATCCACCGAACTCAGTTCGATGCGCGGGTTACTTGCCCTTCATCGGTTCAACGTGCGACGGGGGAAAGCCTGATTCGTATCCGGCTGGAGCATACAAGTGCTGCAAGGATTTCATGGACGAGTATAAGTGCTCGGACAAAGTCCAGTGCGTTGCGAACTGTCTTCAAGCGGCCGAGGTCAATTGCCAAACGGAGGAGTCGTGCGACAACCGTAACGACTGTCGAAAGAAAGCTCACGTGGACTGTTATTCCAAGTGCCAATTTATCCCCGTGAAAGGAGTGCCAGCATCATGCATAGCGATTGGCTTGACCGGGCTTTGA
- a CDS encoding cytochrome c oxidase subunit II, with translation MNLLLFANLVPMPPLASQHGQDVDRLINYLHWLMLVLFIGWGAYFIYVLLRFRQTKTPKANHLGAQTNAPKYLELVVAGIETLILLAFALPMWAKLTDPKNLPTGGDVTQVRVTAEQFQWNFRYPGPDGVFGRQDISLVSPSNPLGYDEKDPAAKDDITPPMGEMHVPVGKPVVIRLTSKDVIHSFKVVAFRTTQDAIPGVPTTTQFTPTRVGRYMITCAQLCGNGHAKMAGYVVVDTEEDYRKWLQERSKAGVATSFE, from the coding sequence ATGAACTTGTTGCTGTTTGCCAATCTGGTGCCCATGCCCCCCCTGGCCTCGCAACACGGCCAGGACGTGGACCGCCTGATTAATTATCTGCACTGGCTCATGCTGGTGCTGTTCATCGGCTGGGGCGCGTATTTCATTTACGTCCTCCTGCGCTTCCGCCAGACCAAAACCCCGAAAGCCAATCACCTGGGCGCGCAAACCAACGCGCCGAAATACCTCGAGCTGGTGGTGGCCGGCATTGAAACCCTCATACTGCTGGCTTTCGCGCTGCCCATGTGGGCCAAGCTGACGGACCCCAAAAACCTGCCCACCGGCGGTGACGTCACCCAGGTGCGCGTCACAGCCGAACAATTCCAATGGAACTTTCGGTATCCCGGCCCGGATGGTGTTTTTGGCCGGCAGGACATCAGCTTGGTGTCTCCCAGCAATCCCCTGGGGTACGACGAAAAAGACCCCGCCGCCAAGGACGACATCACCCCGCCCATGGGTGAAATGCACGTGCCGGTCGGCAAGCCGGTGGTCATCCGGCTGACCAGCAAGGACGTGATTCACAGCTTCAAAGTGGTGGCTTTTCGCACCACCCAGGATGCCATTCCGGGCGTCCCCACCACCACCCAGTTCACCCCAACGCGGGTGGGGCGGTACATGATCACCTGCGCTCAATTGTGCGGCAACGGCCATGCCAAAATGGCCGGTTATGTGGTGGTGGACACCGAGGAAGACTATCGCAAATGGCTCCAGGAACGCAGCAAGGCTGGCGTGGCCACCAGTTTTGAGTAA
- a CDS encoding cytochrome c oxidase subunit 3, translating to MSSAAMEIPYTVTPRRETGLYNGKLGIWMFIASEVMLFGALFSSYAALRTGADFWPTRMMSLAMGTMNTAILISSSILVVMGWTALKLKQFDKFKLYQGLTLLCAVVFLCIKGVEYRQKFIHYEVWLTDQAAEKLAAAHPHHEQWLKEPGVFPGRRSITGHLEGNPWLLTHKQLKAKGVQEITLYPDVAAGGHAEPLKIAVSDIFRMTAYAPAHSSYFAIYYALTGLHALHVIGGIIVMFYLWGPGRRMWFTEPERFTNRIECSVVYWHFVDFVWLIVFPLFYLF from the coding sequence ATGTCCTCGGCCGCCATGGAAATTCCCTACACAGTGACGCCCCGGCGCGAGACCGGCTTGTACAACGGCAAGCTGGGCATCTGGATGTTTATCGCCTCGGAGGTGATGTTGTTTGGCGCGCTGTTTTCGTCGTATGCCGCCTTGCGGACGGGCGCGGATTTCTGGCCCACGCGCATGATGAGCCTGGCGATGGGCACGATGAACACCGCCATCCTCATTTCCTCCAGCATCCTGGTGGTCATGGGCTGGACGGCGCTCAAGCTCAAACAATTTGACAAGTTCAAGCTCTACCAGGGCCTGACCTTGCTCTGCGCGGTGGTCTTTCTCTGCATCAAGGGCGTGGAGTACCGCCAGAAGTTCATTCACTATGAAGTGTGGCTGACGGACCAGGCCGCAGAGAAACTTGCCGCCGCCCATCCGCATCATGAGCAATGGCTGAAGGAGCCGGGGGTGTTTCCGGGGCGGCGCAGCATCACCGGCCATTTGGAGGGCAACCCGTGGCTGCTGACCCACAAGCAACTCAAGGCCAAGGGCGTGCAGGAAATCACCTTGTATCCGGACGTGGCCGCGGGCGGCCATGCCGAGCCGCTGAAAATCGCGGTAAGCGACATCTTCCGCATGACTGCCTATGCGCCCGCCCATAGCAGTTATTTCGCCATCTACTATGCCCTGACGGGGTTGCATGCCCTGCACGTGATTGGCGGCATCATCGTCATGTTTTACCTGTGGGGCCCGGGCCGCCGCATGTGGTTCACCGAGCCGGAGCGGTTCACCAATCGCATCGAATGCTCGGTGGTGTACTGGCACTTTGTGGATTTTGTGTGGCTGATTGTTTTCCCGTTGTTTTACCTGTTCTAG